Proteins found in one Stigmatopora nigra isolate UIUO_SnigA chromosome 15, RoL_Snig_1.1, whole genome shotgun sequence genomic segment:
- the coro1a gene encoding coronin-1A — translation MSPQVVRSSKFRHVFGQAAKADHCYDDIRVSQMTWDSTFCSVNPKFVAMIVDASGGGAFMVLPLNKTGRIDMSYPTVCGHKGPVLDIEFCPHNDNVIASGSEDCSVMIWEIPDGGLTSPLTRPVVKLEGHSRRVGILSWHPSARNVLLSAGCDNVLILWNVARGQAVVRMDQVHPDVIYGACWNADGSKILTSCKDKTLRVLEPRKGVVLQEKEKAHEGSRPVRAVWVSDGRILTTGFSRMSERQVALWDLEDFSSPLTLQEVDTSSGVLLPFFDRDTGVLYLCGKGDSSIRYFEVTEEPPYVHYLSMYSSMDSQKGMGYMPKRGLEIHKCEIARFYKLHEKKCEPIVMTVPRKSDQFQEDLYPDTAGPQASAEADEWFAGKEAPPVPLSLKDGFVATAKAVEFTLHKSLLKSGNLGGGASGGGGAAGGAEAQDVSALRRELKSLKATLEELSQRVGTLENKTL, via the exons atgTCCCCGCAGGTGGTGCGGAGCAGCAAGTTCCGCCACGTCTTCGGCCAGGCGGCCAAGGCCGACCACTGCTACGACGACATCCGCGTCTCCCAGATGACCTGGGACAGCACCTTCTGCTCCGTCAACCCCAAGTTCGTGGCCATGATCGTGGACGCCAGCGGCGGCGGGGCCTTCATGGTCCTCCCCCTCAACAAG ACGGGTCGCATCGACATGTCCTACCCCACCGTGTGCGGCCACAAGGGGCCCGTGCTGGACATCGAGTTCTGCCCCCACAACGACAACGTCATCGCCAGTGGCTCGGAGGACTGCAGCGTCATG ATTTGGGAGATCCCGGACGGCGGCTTGACGTCGCCGCTGACGCGACCGGTGGTCAAGCTGGAGGGCCACTCCAGGCGCGTGGGCATCCTCAGCTGGCACCCCAGCGCCCGCAACGTTCTGCTGAGCGCAG GCTGCGACAACGTGCTGATCCTCTGGAACGTGGCCCGCGGCCAGGCGGTGGTCAGGATGGACCAGGTTCACCCGGACGTCATCTACGGCGCCTGCTGGAACGCCGACGGCTCCAAGATCCTGACCTCCTGCAAGGACAAGACGCtgcgggtgctggagcccaggaAAGGCGTGGTCCTCCAA GAGAAGGAGAAAGCTCACGAGGGCTCCAGGCCCGTGCGGGCCGTCTGGGTCTCGGACGGGAGGATCCTCACCACGGGCTTCAGTCGCATGAGCGAGAGGCAGGTGGCGCTGTGGGACCTG GAGGACTTTAGCTCCCCGCTGACCCTCCAAGAAGTGGACACCAGCAGCGGCGTCCTCCTGCCTTTCTTCGACCGGGACACCGGCGTGCTCTATCTGTGCGGCAAG ggCGACAGCAGCATCCGCTACTTCGAGGTGACGGAGGAACCGCCCTACGTGCACTACCTGTCCATGTACAGCAGCATGGACAGCCAGAAGGGCATGGGCTACATGCCCAAGAGGGGCCTGGAGATCCACAAGTGCGAGATCGCCAG GTTCTACAAACTCCACGAGAAGAAGTGCGAGCCCATCGTCATGACGGTGCCCCGAAAG TCGGACCAGTTCCAGGAGGACCTGTACCCCGACACGGCGGGCCCCCAAGCCTCGGCGGAGGCCGACGAATGGTTTGCCGGCAAGGAGGCCCCGCCCGTGCCGCTCTCGCTCAAAGACGGCTTCGTGGCCACCGCCAAGGCCGTGGAGTTCACGCTTCACAAGAGCCTCCTGAAGAGCGGCAACCTGGGAGGCGGGGCTTCCGGAGGAGGCGGGGCTGCCGGCGGAGCCGAGGCCCAG GACGTGTCTGCTTTGAGGCGAGAGTTGAAATCCCTGAAAGCCACGCTGGAGGAGCTGAGCCAGCGTGTCGGCACGCTGGAGAACAAAACGCTTTGA
- the paqr4a gene encoding progestin and adipoQ receptor family member 4a: MPLGPAARLRRTDGRTDGQPLSGQTGGTPALSRRERWEMMSRKVLAAVLLLNVYMGVQSALSLFGGVPPSAPCLFGGFVLSALLALAFLKGPRRLLDRASSPPHLQFNQYVLTGYRPVSSAQECIRSLFYLHNELGNIYTHGIPLVCFVVLLPLNIPWSQISVTWLGVAHFLACLSPQLGSVLYHLFMNHEGGEPVYHTLLKLDVCGICMINTLGALPILYSTLLCYPRTRTAALWLYIVLSAYAIYCAVTARSSVRRLRSFAWQALFRFSFFVLRWAGVGGGSPTSLRHFLTMDALAVLGGVINIARVPERFRPGLFDYWCNSHQIMHVLVVISILYLHWGVLDDLLWIHSYRCPSD, from the exons ATGCCACTTGGTCCGGCGGCGAGGCttcgacggacagacggacggactgatGGGCAGCCGTTGAGCGGGCAAACTGGGGGAACGCCAGCGCTTTCTCGGAGGGAGCGTTGGGAAATGATGTCCCGCAAAGTTCTGGCCGCCGTCCTTTTGCTCAACGTCTACATGGGCGTCCAGTCGGCGCTGTCCCTGTTCGGCGGGGTGCCGCCGTCGGCCCCGTGTCTGTTTGGCGGCTTTGTGCTGTCGGCGCTCCTGGCCCTGGCCTTCCTCAAGGGACCGCGGAGGCTGCTGGACCGGGCCAGTTCTCCGCCGCACCTGCAGTTCAACCAGTACGTCCTGACGGGTTACCGGCCCGTGTCGTCGGCGCAGGAATGCATCCGGAGTCTCTTCTACCTTCACAACGAGCTGGGGAACATCTACACTCACG GCATCCCTTTGGTGTGTTTTGTGGTGCTGCTGCCCCTGAACATCCCCTGGTCCCAGATCAGCGTGACCTGGCTGGGCGTGGCCCACTTCCTGGCCTGCCTGTCGCCACAACTGGGCTCGGTGCTCTACCACCTCTTCATGAACCACGAGGGCGGCGAGCCCGTCTACCACACCCTGCTCAAGCTGGACGTCTGCGGCATTTGCATGATCAACACGCTGG GGGCGCTGCCGATCCTGTACAGCACCCTCCTGTGCTACCCGCGGACGCGCACGGCGGCGCTGTGGCTGTACATCGTGCTGTCGGCCTACGCCATCTACTGCGCGGTGACGGCGAGGAGCAGCGTTCGGAGACTGCGTTCCTTCGCCTGGCAGGCGCTCTTCCGCTTCTCCTTCTTCGTGCTGCGCTGGGCGGGCGTGGGCGGCGGCAGCCCCACCTCGCTGCGCCACTTCCTGACCATGGACGCGCTGGCCGTGCTGGGCGGCGTCATCAACATCGCCCGCGTCCCCGAGCGCTTCCGCCCGGGCCTCTTTGACTACTGGTGCAACAGCCACCAGATCATGCACGTGCTGGTGGTCATCTCCATCCTCTACCTGCACTGGGGGGTCCTGGACGACCTGCTGTGGATCCACAGCTACCGCTGTCCCTCCGACTGA
- the LOC144208138 gene encoding perforin-1-like codes for MFWSNVLAALALCLVHRARPSCTEGGPAECQRAEVAPGSTLAGEGFDVTRMERTGAFVLDMNAWRRKDKSCTLCVNPFADKAKQKVPLAVVDWRAQQICEAKVAGAVHRSGESLVQSSDSTVENNWKSGLGLDVDKHGVKVMLAATRSKLAQYSLEKTKSDKFAFSSQELSCQFYSYRVTGKPRLHREFRRALKELPETFSPRYKQRYYRLIQNFGTHYITKVKLGGSIRSVTSIQQCQAGLLGFDVDEVNMCLESEASLTVNAAQAESQVKRCRSDVAKSQSKADYSSVFNDRFTETKGGLTTDPDLLFSARKDPSAYKEWLGTLAGHPDAISYSLESLHELLPSADAPRRKNLRSALRHYILERALMLNCSGRCRAGVRGDRREPCLCRCHHQRHVTGDCCPARRGTARVTLTVQRASGLWGDHTTPTDAYVKVIFGHRQWRSPVVHNDDHPRWDAVVDLGTQDLSAGLPVRFQIWDQDGGWDDDLLGTCQRVPGAGVTADVCALRHGKFFYQWAVECAPGLGGARCVDYAPSPMEGALSGWYASRHAHPLPPAILLEMGVFPGTTSNGSLADAL; via the exons ATGTTTTGGTCGAACGTTTTGGCCGCCCTGGCGCTCTGCTTGGTCCACCGCGCGCGTCCGTCCTGCACGGAGGGCGGCCCCGCCGAGTGTCAGCGGGCCGAGGTGGCCCCGGGCAGCACCCTGGCCGGCGAGGGCTTCGACGTCACCCGGATGGAGCGCACGGGGGCTTTCGTCCTGGATATGAACGCCTGGCGGCGCAAGGACAAGAGCTGCACCCTGTGCGTCAATCCCTTTGCGGACAAGGCCAAGCAGAAGGTCCCCCTGGCCGTGGTGGACTGGCGGGCGCAGCAAATCTGCGAGGCCAAGGTGGCCGGCGCCGTCCACCGCTCCGGCGAGTCTCTGGTCCAGTCCTCCGACTCCACGGTGGAGAACAACTGGAAGTCCGGTCTGGGCTTGGACGTGGACAAGCATGGCGTCAAAGTCATGCTGGCTGCCACGCGTTCCAAACTGGCTCAGTACTCCTTGGAGAAGACCAAGAGCGACAAGTTTGCCTTCAGCAGCCAGGAACTCTCCTGCCAGTTCTACAG TTACCGCGTGACCGGCAAGCCCCGGCTGCACAGGGAATTTCGGAGGGCGCTGAAGGAACTTCCCGAGACCTTCAGCCCCCGATACAAGCAGCGCTATTACAGACTGATCCAGAACTTTGGCACACATTACATCACCAAG GTGAAACTGGGAGGCTCCATCCGGTCGGTGACCAGCATCCAGCAGTGCCAGGCCGGCCTGCTGGGCTTCGACGTGGACGAGGTCAACATGTGCCTGGAATCGGAGGCCTCGCTCACCGTCAACGCGGCCCAGGCGGAAAGCCAAGTCAAACGCTGCAGGAGCGACGTGGCCAAAAGCCAGAGCAAGGCAGACTACTCCAGCGTCTTCAacgacag GTTCACGGAAACCAAGGGCGGTCTCACCACCGACCCGGACCTCCTGTTCTCGGCCCGCAAAGACCCGTCCGCCTACAAGGAATGGCTGGGCACGCTGGCCGGACACCCGGACGCCATCTCCTATTCTCTGGAGTCCCTACACGAGCTGTTGCCCAGCGCCGACGCGCCGCGGCGCAAAAACCTGCGCTCGGCCCTACGCCACTACATCCTGGAACGGGCGCTGATGCTCAACTGCAGCGGGCGCTGCCGGGCGGGCGTCAGGGGCGACCGGCGGGAGCCCTGCCTCTGCCGCTGCCACCACCAACGGCACGTGACGGGCGACTGCTGCCCCGCCCGGCGGGGCACGGCCAGGGTGACGCTCACCGTCCAACGGGCCTCGGGCCTGTGGGGCGACCACACCACGCCCACCGACGCCTACGTCAAGGTGATTTTCGGGCACCGCCAGTGGCGTTCCCCCGTGGTCCACAACGACGACCACCCCCGTTGGGACGCCGTGGTGGACCTGGGCACCCAGGACCTCTCGGCCGGCCTCCCCGTCCGCTTCCAGATCTGGGACCAGGACGGCGGCTGGGACGACGACCTGCTGGGGACGTGCCAACGGGTGCCCGGGGCGGGGGTGACGGCCGACGTGTGCGCCCTGCGACACGGGAAATTTTTCTACCAGTGGGCGGTGGAATGCGCGCCCGGTCTGGGCGGGGCCCGCTGCGTGGACTACGCGCCTTCGCCCATGGAGGGCGCTCTGAGCGGCTGGTACGCGTCTCGCCACGCGCACCCGCTCCCGCCGGCCATCTTGCTGGAGATGGGGGTTTTTCCGGGCACCACGTCCAACGGGAGCCTCGCCGATGCGCTTTAA